One Methylophaga marina DNA window includes the following coding sequences:
- a CDS encoding chemotaxis protein CheW produces the protein MTLQLQGNKQWLCFAIEDETYAHAVDKVREVHDYITPVPVPGSPSYVDGVLNIRGEIVTIVCSRKLLGIADSYDARHIIILESDNGLVGISVDEVIRITLLDLQNMVHVEQKNTLSPIYATVKHKQQLIILADFERCFNQLEDYE, from the coding sequence ATGACATTACAGTTACAAGGCAACAAACAATGGCTCTGCTTCGCCATAGAAGATGAAACTTACGCTCATGCGGTAGATAAGGTGAGGGAAGTTCATGACTATATCACCCCCGTCCCTGTACCGGGCTCGCCGTCATATGTAGACGGGGTACTCAATATAAGAGGAGAGATTGTCACTATTGTATGCAGCAGAAAACTGCTTGGTATTGCTGATTCATATGATGCGCGCCACATCATTATTCTGGAGTCAGATAATGGCTTAGTCGGAATAAGCGTCGATGAGGTGATAAGGATTACCTTGCTGGATTTGCAAAATATGGTTCATGTTGAACAAAAAAATACATTGAGCCCTATATATGCAACCGTAAAACATAAACAACAGCTAATTATATTGGCCGACTTTGAGCGTTGTTTTAACCAATTGGAAGATTATGAGTAA
- a CDS encoding MarR family winged helix-turn-helix transcriptional regulator gives MSKTIGLNLDAVYNLDLTDKQKDHLLNQIEEVLIALRRVIRATDLHSKYLAKTTSLTAPQILLLQSLRDKGQITIGELASEMSLSQATVTTIVDRLEKRELVYRMRSESDKRKVHVHLTDKALEILKNAPIPLQEQFTRQFGDLQEWEQTMIISALKRVAQMMDAQHIDASPVLDIGLLDRHDALLDNHAAFLDEKNKT, from the coding sequence ATGAGTAAAACTATCGGTTTAAATTTAGATGCAGTTTATAATCTTGATCTGACTGATAAGCAGAAGGATCACCTGTTGAACCAAATTGAAGAAGTTTTAATCGCTTTACGGCGAGTTATTCGTGCAACTGATTTGCACTCTAAATATCTGGCAAAAACCACCAGCTTAACTGCACCACAAATTCTGCTTCTGCAAAGCCTCAGAGATAAAGGTCAGATAACCATTGGCGAACTGGCCAGTGAGATGAGTCTTAGTCAGGCAACGGTCACGACAATTGTTGATCGTCTGGAGAAGCGTGAACTGGTTTATCGAATGCGTTCAGAATCAGATAAGCGCAAAGTACATGTTCATCTGACTGATAAAGCATTGGAAATCCTGAAGAACGCACCGATTCCTCTCCAAGAGCAATTTACACGTCAGTTTGGCGACCTTCAGGAGTGGGAACAAACCATGATCATTTCTGCTCTGAAACGGGTAGCCCAGATGATGGATGCTCAGCACATCGATGCCTCCCCTGTTCTAGATATTGGTCTGTTAGATCGGCATGATGCTCTACTCGATAATCATGCCGCTTTTCTAGACGAAAAAAATAAGACCTAG
- a CDS encoding aspartate kinase — MSFHTVEKIGGTSMSDYVAVRDNIILKPVHNDSLYNRIFVVSAYGGITDLLLEHKKTGQPGVFGLFANGLHDDSWKQALEDLKQKIFAINETFYKKPDNLERANQFIGERLDDAERCLADLQRLCQHGHFELDMHLETVREMLASIGEAHSAWNMTQLLKRDGIDAIFVDLTGWQTDKHLPLDERIKVAFQDIDLKKQLPIVTGYAHSDDGLMSTFDRGYSEMSFSRIAVLTEANEAIIHKEFHLSSADPRLVGEDNAVPIGRTNYDVADQLANLGMEAIHPKAAKGLRRNEIALRVRNTFEPEHAGTLITGDYVSATPCVEIIAGCKGVYAFELFDQDMAGNIDVYDREILATIHRFNAHIISKDINANTITHYLSANLKTIKRIRNALQERFEDAEINQQQVAIVSAIGSDMKIPGILAKTVGALAKENISVLAMHQSMRQVDMQFIINEDDYDDAIKSLHSVLVEIHDHGRAICLAS, encoded by the coding sequence ATGAGTTTTCATACGGTAGAAAAAATCGGCGGCACTTCTATGAGCGACTACGTTGCTGTGCGCGATAACATTATTCTGAAACCGGTTCATAACGACTCGCTCTACAATCGTATATTTGTTGTTTCAGCTTACGGCGGCATTACCGACCTGCTACTGGAACATAAAAAGACCGGACAACCAGGTGTGTTCGGCTTGTTTGCAAACGGACTACATGATGACAGCTGGAAACAAGCTCTCGAAGATCTGAAGCAAAAAATCTTTGCCATCAATGAAACGTTTTACAAAAAACCAGACAATCTTGAGCGTGCTAATCAGTTCATTGGTGAACGTTTAGATGATGCTGAACGTTGCTTAGCCGATTTGCAAAGACTCTGTCAGCATGGGCACTTTGAGCTGGATATGCATCTTGAAACAGTCCGTGAAATGCTGGCCAGTATTGGTGAAGCACACAGTGCATGGAATATGACCCAGCTACTAAAACGTGATGGCATTGATGCCATTTTTGTTGATTTAACTGGTTGGCAAACAGACAAACATTTACCGCTGGACGAACGTATTAAAGTCGCCTTTCAAGATATTGACTTGAAAAAACAACTACCTATAGTCACTGGTTACGCCCACAGTGATGATGGTCTGATGTCGACGTTTGACCGTGGTTATAGTGAAATGAGCTTCAGTCGTATTGCGGTGCTGACTGAAGCAAACGAAGCGATCATTCATAAAGAATTTCATCTCAGCAGTGCAGACCCGAGACTGGTGGGTGAAGACAATGCCGTACCTATCGGCAGAACGAATTATGATGTCGCAGACCAATTAGCTAATTTAGGTATGGAAGCCATTCATCCTAAAGCAGCCAAAGGCCTGCGTAGAAACGAGATTGCTCTTCGTGTACGTAACACGTTTGAACCCGAGCATGCGGGTACATTAATTACCGGCGATTATGTCAGCGCCACCCCATGTGTCGAAATCATTGCTGGCTGTAAAGGCGTGTATGCGTTTGAGTTATTCGACCAGGATATGGCGGGCAATATTGATGTGTATGATCGTGAGATATTGGCAACTATCCATCGCTTTAATGCACATATCATCTCTAAAGATATTAATGCCAACACGATCACGCATTATTTATCAGCAAACTTGAAGACGATTAAACGTATTCGAAATGCACTGCAAGAGCGGTTCGAGGATGCTGAAATCAATCAGCAACAAGTGGCCATTGTTTCTGCGATCGGCAGTGATATGAAAATTCCTGGTATTCTGGCAAAAACAGTTGGGGCACTGGCCAAAGAAAACATCAGTGTCTTAGCGATGCATCAATCCATGCGTCAGGTTGATATGCAGTTCATTATCAACGAAGATGATTATGACGATGCGATTAAGAGCCTGCACAGTGTGCTGGTAGAGATTCATGACCATGGTAGAGCCATATGCCTCGCTTCATAA
- a CDS encoding acyl-CoA desaturase, whose amino-acid sequence MKSLRYWFDSDSSIRYAAADDRIDWFRIIPFIVLHLACLAVFLVGISAVAVYTAVILYLVRMFAITAFYHRYFAHKSFKTSRPVQFVFAVIGAASTQRGPIWWAAHHRNHHRHADTNQDPHSPREGFLWSHVGWFLTKRHFHADYGLVKDLSRYPELRWLDRFDIAIPLLLALSLFGLGEWLSWLNPGLNTNGWQMVVWGYFISTVILLHATLLINSLAHKWGKRRYNTGDDSRNNFLLALLTLGEGWHNNHHYHASSARQGFYWWEVDISFYLLCLMNKFGLIWDMRTIPVKKRDHRLNKVSQ is encoded by the coding sequence ATGAAATCGTTACGATACTGGTTTGATAGTGATAGTAGCATCCGATATGCCGCAGCTGATGACAGGATTGATTGGTTTAGAATCATACCGTTTATCGTGTTACATCTAGCCTGTCTTGCTGTTTTTTTGGTGGGGATATCAGCTGTAGCCGTATACACAGCGGTGATTCTCTATCTTGTCAGAATGTTTGCTATTACCGCTTTCTATCATCGATATTTTGCTCACAAATCGTTTAAAACAAGCAGACCAGTGCAGTTTGTATTTGCAGTTATCGGTGCTGCCTCGACTCAACGAGGCCCAATCTGGTGGGCGGCACATCATCGCAACCATCACCGTCATGCGGATACCAATCAAGATCCTCATTCACCACGAGAGGGTTTTCTATGGAGCCATGTTGGGTGGTTTTTGACCAAACGCCACTTCCACGCTGATTATGGGCTTGTAAAGGATTTGTCTCGTTATCCAGAACTACGTTGGCTGGACAGATTTGATATAGCAATTCCATTGTTGCTGGCGCTGAGTTTGTTTGGTCTGGGTGAATGGTTAAGTTGGCTAAATCCGGGATTGAATACGAATGGCTGGCAAATGGTGGTTTGGGGATATTTTATTTCGACGGTCATCCTGCTACATGCAACATTACTGATTAACTCTCTCGCTCACAAATGGGGAAAGCGCCGCTACAACACTGGCGATGATAGCCGTAATAATTTTTTATTAGCACTTTTAACGCTGGGCGAAGGCTGGCATAACAACCATCACTATCATGCATCGTCGGCAAGACAAGGGTTTTACTGGTGGGAAGTGGATATCAGTTTTTACCTGCTTTGCTTGATGAATAAATTTGGCTTGATATGGGATATGAGAACGATACCAGTCAAAAAGCGCGACCACCGACTCAACAAGGTGAGCCAATGA
- a CDS encoding TPR end-of-group domain-containing protein, with translation MPRFITISLFLVLLIPAQLFAAEQAPTEQQMRESVDALNEPLYTPFIERYVLDELKQLRTDMAAQRAEMIQMTVDKELSAADRAVGYATDTVTYFFYLIAAASSVLVLVGWSSIREIKERVHTLADQEINSLINEYEKRLHAIEQQLSKETQQIEENREKIEHTQEVQSLWLRAGQETSPSNKIAVYDQIMAIRPYDVEALTYKADAVLELDEPQWAANLCHQALESDPENGHAFYQLACANTALNQFDEAIRYLKQAIQCSDTYREQCKDDPALEPLQNHPELENLLKVTVES, from the coding sequence ATGCCTCGCTTCATAACGATAAGCTTATTTCTTGTCTTACTTATACCTGCTCAGCTGTTTGCCGCTGAGCAGGCACCTACAGAACAACAGATGCGTGAGTCTGTTGATGCCCTTAATGAGCCTTTATATACCCCATTTATTGAGCGTTATGTGCTCGATGAGTTGAAGCAGCTTCGTACCGATATGGCAGCACAGCGTGCTGAAATGATCCAGATGACAGTGGATAAAGAACTGTCAGCTGCAGACAGAGCTGTCGGATATGCCACTGATACTGTCACTTATTTTTTCTATCTTATTGCTGCAGCTTCATCCGTACTGGTATTAGTGGGGTGGTCATCGATTCGTGAAATTAAAGAGCGGGTGCATACGCTGGCCGATCAGGAAATTAACAGCTTAATCAATGAGTATGAAAAACGACTTCATGCTATTGAGCAGCAACTCAGCAAAGAAACCCAGCAAATTGAAGAGAACCGCGAGAAAATTGAACATACCCAAGAAGTTCAATCCTTGTGGTTACGTGCGGGGCAGGAAACCAGTCCAAGCAACAAAATCGCCGTTTATGATCAAATCATGGCGATAAGGCCGTACGATGTAGAAGCTTTAACCTATAAAGCAGATGCGGTGCTCGAGCTGGACGAGCCTCAATGGGCTGCCAATCTTTGTCATCAAGCTCTGGAGTCTGATCCGGAAAACGGTCATGCCTTCTATCAACTGGCGTGTGCTAACACCGCATTGAATCAGTTTGATGAAGCCATCCGTTATCTCAAGCAAGCGATTCAGTGTAGCGATACTTATCGTGAACAATGTAAAGACGATCCTGCACTTGAGCCGCTGCAGAACCACCCTGAACTGGAAAATTTACTGAAAGTCACAGTTGAAAGCTAA
- the ectB gene encoding diaminobutyrate--2-oxoglutarate transaminase, with protein sequence MKIFDEIESEVRSYARSFPRMFNRAKDEFIYDEEGNAYLDFLAGAGSLNYGHNNDLFKEKLLEYINNDGITQGLDLHTRAKGEFLESFNNNILKPRDLDYIVMFTGPTGTNAVEAALKTARKYTGRENVISFTNGWHGQTLGSLAITGNGHHRGGAGVSLSGATRMPYDGYMGDDVDTTNYLDKVLSDSSSGVDKPAAVIVETVQGEGGINACSMTWLKSLSEVCKKHDVLLIIDDIQAGCGRTGTFFSFEEAGIYPDIVTVSKSLSGYGLPFAIVLMKPELDQWKPGEHNGTFRGNNPAFITAKAALDNYWKDDTFAKEVQAKGDYIAKRVDKIVELYGEGNFNSHGRGMFRGINCVSGEIAGKITHNAFQKGLIIETSGTDDHVVKFLCPLTITQENLEKGIDILEQSIKEVCAKADNIPEEKDYFEGDYSVSEEVEKMTRQS encoded by the coding sequence ATGAAAATCTTTGATGAAATTGAATCAGAAGTACGTTCTTATGCCCGCTCTTTCCCTCGCATGTTCAACCGTGCAAAAGACGAGTTTATTTATGATGAAGAAGGCAATGCCTATCTAGACTTCTTAGCCGGTGCAGGTTCACTGAACTACGGTCACAATAACGATCTATTCAAAGAAAAATTGCTTGAGTACATCAACAACGATGGCATCACTCAAGGTCTTGATCTTCACACTCGTGCCAAAGGTGAGTTTCTAGAGAGTTTCAACAACAATATTCTTAAGCCACGTGACCTTGACTATATTGTTATGTTCACAGGTCCAACGGGTACCAATGCTGTAGAAGCTGCGTTAAAAACAGCTCGTAAATATACAGGGCGGGAAAATGTCATTTCTTTTACTAATGGTTGGCATGGTCAAACATTGGGTTCTTTAGCTATCACAGGTAATGGACATCACCGTGGTGGTGCAGGCGTGAGCCTCAGTGGTGCCACTCGTATGCCATATGATGGTTATATGGGTGATGATGTTGATACAACTAACTACTTAGACAAAGTTCTCTCTGATTCAAGCAGTGGTGTAGATAAACCTGCTGCTGTCATTGTGGAAACTGTGCAGGGTGAGGGTGGTATCAATGCGTGTTCAATGACTTGGTTAAAAAGTCTTTCTGAAGTATGTAAGAAGCATGACGTACTTCTAATTATTGATGACATCCAAGCCGGTTGTGGTAGAACAGGCACATTCTTCAGCTTTGAGGAAGCGGGTATCTACCCTGATATCGTGACTGTCTCTAAATCACTCAGTGGTTATGGTTTACCTTTCGCTATTGTGTTGATGAAGCCTGAGTTAGATCAATGGAAACCAGGTGAGCACAACGGTACATTCCGTGGCAATAACCCTGCCTTCATTACAGCAAAAGCGGCACTGGATAACTATTGGAAAGACGATACTTTCGCTAAAGAAGTACAAGCGAAAGGTGATTACATCGCTAAGCGTGTTGATAAGATCGTTGAGTTGTATGGTGAAGGTAACTTCAACTCACATGGTCGTGGCATGTTCCGTGGTATTAATTGTGTGAGCGGTGAAATTGCTGGAAAAATCACCCACAACGCCTTCCAGAAAGGTCTGATCATCGAAACAAGTGGTACTGATGATCATGTGGTCAAATTTTTATGTCCGCTCACGATCACACAAGAAAACTTAGAGAAGGGTATTGATATCCTTGAGCAATCAATCAAAGAAGTATGTGCCAAGGCTGACAATATTCCAGAAGAAAAAGATTATTTCGAAGGTGATTATTCAGTGAGTGAAGAAGTCGAGAAAATGACTCGTCAATCATAA
- a CDS encoding ectoine synthase yields the protein MLVRQLQEAEKTDRKIVDPNGNWDSTRLLLKDDNMGFSFHITTIYEGADFRMHYQNHLESVYCISGEGEVETLDDGKKYAITPGTLYNLDKHDKHMLRAFKEMKLACVFNPPLHGTEVHNKDGAYELEADTISD from the coding sequence ATGCTTGTTAGACAACTTCAAGAAGCAGAAAAAACGGATCGTAAAATCGTTGATCCTAATGGCAACTGGGACAGTACTCGTTTGCTGTTAAAAGATGACAATATGGGATTTTCTTTCCATATCACCACTATCTACGAAGGTGCTGATTTCAGAATGCATTATCAAAATCACCTGGAGTCTGTGTATTGCATTAGTGGTGAAGGTGAGGTTGAAACACTGGATGATGGTAAAAAATACGCTATCACGCCAGGTACGTTATATAACCTCGACAAACACGACAAACACATGCTTCGTGCTTTTAAAGAAATGAAGTTGGCATGCGTGTTTAATCCACCGCTTCATGGCACAGAAGTTCATAACAAAGATGGTGCTTACGAATTAGAAGCAGACACCATCAGTGACTAA
- a CDS encoding chalcone isomerase family protein: MLKFLVAMITMSVCTTLLAEVRFQDTVKTTSSTLQKCNETSITVMAFVDVADAAFYLPDCNFLPDIAGEKQLSFYYHRSITADDFIEASETLLERNLTSTEYSKIEDELTRFNANYQDVEDGDVYDIRKTKSGLYLLKNGQQISHSSSIELANFYYQIWFGPKPFNKGMKETLLER, from the coding sequence ATGCTGAAATTTTTAGTCGCGATGATAACGATGTCTGTCTGCACCACGCTGTTAGCCGAAGTTCGCTTCCAGGATACTGTCAAAACGACGTCATCTACATTACAAAAATGTAATGAAACATCCATCACAGTGATGGCATTTGTTGATGTAGCGGACGCTGCGTTTTACCTGCCAGATTGCAATTTTTTACCTGACATCGCAGGTGAAAAACAACTTTCTTTTTATTACCATCGCTCAATTACAGCTGATGATTTTATTGAAGCTTCAGAAACACTTCTCGAGCGTAATCTGACAAGCACTGAGTATTCCAAGATTGAGGATGAGTTAACCCGCTTTAATGCCAACTACCAGGATGTGGAAGATGGCGACGTATACGATATCAGGAAAACAAAGAGCGGTTTATATCTGCTAAAAAATGGCCAGCAAATTTCCCACAGCTCTTCAATTGAACTGGCAAACTTTTACTATCAGATCTGGTTTGGTCCCAAACCTTTTAACAAGGGCATGAAAGAAACGCTTCTCGAGCGATAG
- the ectA gene encoding diaminobutyrate acetyltransferase: protein MTNNNDENVFITLREPTAEDGSSVFELIAACPPLDTNSMYCNLLQSSHFSQTSVAAEMNETLVGFISGYVLPKKPDTLFIWQVAVGEKARGQGLASRMLRHILIREQCKNVKFIETTITPDNRASWALFESLANKLDAELNRSVMFDRQQHFAGQHETEMLVRVGPFEL from the coding sequence ATGACAAATAATAACGATGAGAATGTTTTCATTACCCTCCGAGAACCTACAGCAGAAGACGGTTCTTCTGTCTTCGAATTAATTGCTGCCTGTCCTCCTCTGGACACCAATTCTATGTATTGCAATCTGCTGCAGAGCAGTCATTTTTCCCAAACATCTGTAGCTGCTGAAATGAATGAAACACTGGTCGGTTTTATTTCTGGTTATGTTTTACCTAAGAAACCTGACACTTTGTTTATATGGCAAGTCGCTGTGGGCGAGAAAGCAAGAGGACAAGGGCTTGCAAGCCGAATGCTTCGTCACATACTGATCCGTGAGCAATGTAAGAATGTGAAATTTATCGAAACCACTATCACACCGGATAATCGTGCATCGTGGGCATTATTTGAAAGTTTGGCCAATAAGCTTGATGCAGAGCTAAACCGATCAGTGATGTTTGATCGCCAACAACATTTTGCAGGTCAACATGAGACAGAAATGTTGGTCAGAGTCGGTCCATTCGAGCTATAG
- a CDS encoding two-component system response regulator, whose amino-acid sequence MANTIKKQVVLIVDDDPVTRMLMTQSLTSSELQIVEAASGEEAIIQFTTHKPDITLLDVSMPGMNGFECCAQLRALPKGAECAIVMVTALDDVEDIEQAFESGATDFITKPLKWPLFKHRVRYILKANKTLQELSLNKNKLAKAQSIANLVYWEWDFESEFLECSSDMFDMLGFSKETNLTVRTALKKVHPDDRPRLMMALKQAVYEKQSYDIEYRIIRNDGSVLFVNERTDISFEYGQWRMVGTLHDITSRKQSEQEITYYAYYDTLTDLPNRRLFIEQLETAIASAKRHQNKFALMFLDLDRFKYINDTYGHHIGDEVLCQSAVRIRECVRDSDVVAKANYDADNRVARLAGDEFTVLLDDVGRVEQVAEIAQRLIQAFSEPFLISDKFLHISISMGITLFPDDGHNVQTLLQHADVAMYHAKEKGRNNYQFFSETMNNYLKLRLEMENDLRIALAEQQFEVFYQPQYDAQSITIVGVEALLRWRHPTKGLLTPDVFIEVAESTGLILSIGNWVLMQACLQVREWQKTSGCAYRIAVNLSASQFTQSYLLDTIKNTLDVTDLPPETLELEITETAMLKDTAETIPLLFSLKKLGVRLAIDDFGTGYSSLSYLKNFPIDTLKIDRSFVEEIVSNTKDCAIAQTIVQLADNLQLCTIAEGVETSEQAEVLRKLGCAEFQGFFFSHPMPAQQLRLLLDH is encoded by the coding sequence ATGGCAAATACCATCAAAAAGCAAGTAGTCTTGATCGTGGATGATGATCCCGTCACACGTATGCTCATGACTCAGTCATTGACCTCGAGTGAGTTACAGATCGTCGAAGCTGCATCGGGTGAAGAAGCGATCATTCAATTTACGACGCATAAACCAGATATCACATTACTTGATGTATCGATGCCCGGCATGAATGGTTTTGAGTGCTGTGCACAACTGCGTGCTCTGCCGAAAGGTGCTGAGTGTGCCATTGTGATGGTGACAGCACTGGATGATGTTGAAGATATTGAACAGGCTTTTGAATCTGGCGCCACCGACTTTATCACCAAACCATTGAAGTGGCCGCTCTTTAAACATCGGGTTCGTTATATTCTTAAGGCGAACAAAACGCTTCAAGAGCTGAGCCTGAATAAAAATAAATTGGCTAAGGCCCAGTCAATCGCCAATCTGGTGTATTGGGAGTGGGATTTTGAGTCCGAGTTTCTCGAATGCTCATCAGATATGTTCGACATGCTGGGTTTTTCAAAAGAAACCAATCTGACAGTTCGAACCGCGCTAAAAAAAGTGCATCCAGATGACAGGCCACGTTTGATGATGGCGCTCAAACAAGCCGTTTACGAAAAGCAGTCATATGATATTGAATACCGAATTATTCGTAACGATGGTAGCGTGTTATTTGTGAATGAGCGGACCGATATTAGTTTCGAATATGGTCAATGGCGAATGGTAGGTACCTTGCACGACATTACCTCAAGAAAACAGTCAGAGCAGGAGATTACTTATTATGCTTACTACGACACGCTGACAGATTTACCAAATCGACGTCTTTTCATTGAGCAGTTAGAAACGGCCATTGCCAGTGCAAAACGCCATCAGAATAAATTTGCTCTGATGTTTCTTGATTTAGATCGTTTCAAATATATCAATGACACCTATGGTCATCACATTGGGGATGAGGTGCTCTGTCAGTCTGCCGTCAGAATTCGAGAGTGTGTCAGAGACTCAGATGTCGTCGCTAAAGCAAATTATGATGCTGATAATCGTGTTGCTCGCTTGGCCGGTGATGAATTTACTGTCTTATTGGATGATGTAGGCCGGGTCGAGCAGGTTGCTGAAATTGCTCAGCGTTTAATTCAAGCGTTTTCTGAGCCTTTCCTGATTAGTGATAAGTTTTTACATATCTCAATTAGTATGGGCATTACCTTGTTTCCTGATGATGGTCACAATGTTCAGACCTTATTACAACATGCCGATGTGGCTATGTATCATGCTAAAGAAAAGGGAAGAAATAATTATCAGTTCTTTTCTGAAACTATGAACAACTATCTTAAATTACGTTTAGAGATGGAGAATGATCTCAGAATAGCGTTGGCTGAACAGCAGTTTGAGGTGTTTTATCAGCCGCAATATGATGCTCAGAGCATCACTATTGTGGGGGTTGAAGCATTACTTCGTTGGCGTCACCCTACAAAGGGTTTATTAACACCGGATGTATTTATTGAAGTGGCCGAGAGCACGGGACTCATTTTATCAATTGGGAACTGGGTCTTGATGCAAGCCTGCCTCCAAGTGAGGGAGTGGCAGAAAACATCAGGCTGTGCCTACCGTATTGCTGTGAACTTATCGGCGTCTCAGTTTACGCAATCTTATCTGTTAGATACGATAAAAAATACTTTGGATGTCACTGATCTACCACCAGAAACGCTTGAATTAGAAATTACGGAAACAGCCATGTTGAAAGATACTGCTGAGACTATTCCACTTTTGTTTTCGTTAAAAAAGTTGGGCGTGCGGCTGGCAATTGATGATTTTGGTACAGGCTATTCTTCTCTGAGTTATTTGAAGAACTTTCCTATTGATACTTTAAAAATCGATCGTTCTTTTGTAGAGGAAATTGTCTCAAATACAAAAGACTGTGCCATAGCACAAACAATTGTACAGTTAGCGGATAATTTGCAACTGTGTACGATCGCTGAAGGTGTTGAAACCAGTGAGCAAGCGGAGGTCTTAAGGAAGTTAGGCTGTGCAGAGTTTCAGGGATTCTTTTTCAGTCACCCGATGCCTGCACAGCAGTTACGTTTATTATTGGACCACTAG
- a CDS encoding sodium/proline symporter: MIWSFLGFLAIFVAIGVSSVFFSRGTKKDYYLASSDIPPSLVGLSAVATNNSGYMFIGVIGYTYATGLASIWIMIGWILGDLIASTFVHSRLRRATSDSAEPSYAGVLSNWYGQNDIVLQRLIALISLVLLLAYAGAQLVAGSKALHVLFGWPSYTGAIIGAIMVTLYCFAGGIRASIWTDAAQSVVMIVAMTLMLIVAVSSLGGTSAAIEQMDQVDGFLNLFPQDLVIPGLTGGVLFALSWMFAGFSVIGQPHVMIRFMALSHDNKMLRARLWYYLWFTAFYCLATGVGMLSRVYLGDVASFDAELALPTMAMELLPPVLVGLVLAGVFAATMSTADSLVLNCSAAVTHDLLPHNIENTLILKLSTIGIVTVALLWALTSSESVFSLVIFAWSGLASAFAPLLVALCLGFRPSQRLSIVAMLIGLMVALSWRYFELHNAVYEGLPGIMSGLLVLTIGLIWKKKTVGTAHRLVADSDVG, encoded by the coding sequence ATGATTTGGAGCTTTTTAGGATTTCTTGCCATTTTTGTTGCTATTGGCGTAAGTTCTGTTTTTTTCAGCCGTGGCACTAAAAAAGATTATTATCTTGCCAGTAGTGATATTCCCCCCAGTCTTGTCGGCTTATCTGCTGTTGCAACCAATAACAGTGGCTATATGTTCATTGGTGTTATTGGTTACACATATGCAACAGGATTGGCGTCTATTTGGATAATGATTGGCTGGATATTGGGTGATTTAATTGCGTCCACGTTTGTCCATTCACGTTTGCGTCGTGCTACAAGTGACAGTGCTGAACCAAGTTATGCTGGTGTGTTAAGTAACTGGTATGGGCAAAATGATATCGTGCTACAAAGGTTAATCGCCTTAATTTCTCTCGTGTTATTGCTGGCTTATGCCGGCGCTCAATTGGTTGCAGGTAGCAAAGCGCTACATGTTTTATTCGGCTGGCCGTCATACACCGGTGCGATTATTGGTGCCATTATGGTGACCTTATATTGCTTTGCTGGTGGTATACGAGCTTCTATTTGGACGGATGCTGCGCAATCGGTAGTTATGATTGTGGCGATGACTCTGATGCTAATCGTCGCCGTATCCTCATTAGGAGGCACATCAGCCGCAATTGAACAAATGGATCAAGTGGACGGCTTTCTCAATTTATTCCCTCAGGATTTAGTGATTCCAGGATTAACTGGTGGTGTCTTATTTGCGCTAAGTTGGATGTTTGCGGGGTTCTCAGTTATCGGACAGCCACATGTCATGATTCGGTTTATGGCATTAAGTCATGATAATAAAATGCTGCGTGCACGCCTTTGGTATTACCTCTGGTTTACAGCATTTTATTGCCTGGCGACTGGCGTAGGGATGCTGTCTCGTGTTTACCTCGGTGATGTGGCATCGTTTGATGCTGAACTGGCGCTACCCACTATGGCTATGGAGTTATTGCCACCGGTTTTGGTGGGCTTGGTGTTAGCGGGTGTATTTGCCGCTACCATGTCAACGGCAGACTCCTTGGTGCTGAACTGTTCAGCGGCGGTCACCCACGATTTGCTGCCTCATAATATCGAAAATACCTTGATCCTTAAGCTGAGTACGATTGGGATAGTGACGGTCGCATTGTTATGGGCGCTGACCAGTTCAGAGAGTGTGTTCAGCTTAGTGATATTTGCCTGGTCTGGTTTGGCTAGCGCTTTTGCCCCATTGCTTGTCGCGTTATGTCTGGGCTTCAGGCCTAGCCAGCGCCTGAGTATCGTTGCCATGTTAATCGGTCTGATGGTGGCATTGTCCTGGCGTTATTTTGAACTGCATAACGCTGTCTATGAGGGACTGCCGGGTATTATGAGTGGTCTATTGGTGTTAACAATCGGCCTCATCTGGAAGAAAAAGACCGTGGGCACGGCACATAGATTAGTGGCTGACTCTGACGTAGGGTAA